One segment of Odontesthes bonariensis isolate fOdoBon6 chromosome 1, fOdoBon6.hap1, whole genome shotgun sequence DNA contains the following:
- the ccpg1 gene encoding cell cycle progression protein 1 isoform X3 yields the protein MSETSSDAESSCGWTIISNEGSDIETLGSEAVVEFGAEVLDPPTLEEPELLESQASASAALSVEEKAADSLEDTLGEQTLDETLCAPKAADCAAGKEHVLSLSDHSDIVTLGDLKEGEHVQEEATASEELYLGTSCSSHYAFTATDTAFPAPQPAVTNSSSSEDEAGRSAGAVVRRRRVRKNTTSIVTDPEEEESRSSDEEEKVREVEQEEERTEVGPTAALDDRGRGGRMLNKCILLALIIAISMGFGHFYGTVQIQERQKTGEKIRGNELDVVRDLLHVRKQGFTNQPRLLRCLLLGIRGLPGLHFGLHGLHSTQWGRIYFGQDGLDEKETIALLAEVIEKIKQENKELNVKRVHIQAQRDDLKMLLKQTAEERTNIMSQQQSLTAENQLLKNSLEHEEKSLSILQEELRKMRSQIRDLEAVGAGADSLLSENQRLRDRLEEEKQVIRDFHVQREDMVGEAQMLRKKLDKERRVTEELRRELNRLRSRIPEAGKEGVSEAEELQSRLTELEKRLGFEQQRSDLWERLYLENKDERAKGDRESKVKKTKGSMAGKVEETFDAVKNSTKEFVSHHKEQIKKAKEAVKENLRKFSDSVKSTFRHFKDSASTFITKARGFYHKKKTEESWQHRQHGPRHRHKSDFFQSDHNTRKSGGKVHEDHTHSGHRTSMKGCAGVFDCAFQESMSLFNIALEPIRADEFYQLLQSYLQQEVDHFHHWKELEMFINNFFHNGVFIHDQMLFTDFVSGVEDYLTDMHEYHGPADDVFGDLDDYIYRHFFGEAYTKSYGPRGPFERPDAGSKEEFRAKHQQRKQQRARSRPHNDRKWSRSGRDADRHMADVKIELGPMPFDPKY from the exons ATGTCAGAAACATCCAGTGATGCGGAGTCGTCCTGTGGATGGACCATCATTAGTAATGAG GGTTCAGATATTGAGACTTTGGGATCGGAGGCTGTGGTTGAATTTGGAGCTGAGGTATTAGACCCGCCTACGTTGGAAGAACCAGAGCTGCTGGAATCACAAGCCTCGGCATCTGCTG CTTTGTCTGTTGAAGAGAAGGCTGCTGATTCACTTGAAGACACATTGGGAGAACAGACGTTAGATGAGACACTGTGTGCCCCAAAG GCTGCAGACTGTGCTGCAGGGAAAGAGCACGTGTTATCATTGAGTGATCATTCGGACATTGTGACTCTTGGCGACTTGAAGGAGGGTGAGCACGTGCAGGAGGAGGCAACCGCCAGTGAGGAACTTTACCTCGGGACTTCCTGCAGCAGTCATTACGCCTTCACTGCCACAGACACTG CTTTCCCAGCACCGCAGCCAGCAGTGACAAACTCAAGCAGCAGTGAGGATGAAGCTGGTCGAAGTGCCGGTGCTGTCGTACGAAGACGAAGGGTGAGGAAGAACACCACGAGCATTGTGACGGACCCTGAGGAAGAGGAATCACGCTCAAGTGATGAGGAAGAAAAGGTCAGAGAAGTGGAGCAAGAGGAGGAGCGGACTGAAGTTGGTCCAACTGCTGCTCTGGATGACCGAGGCCGGGGCGGCCGCATGCTCAACAAATGTATCCTGCTCGCCCTCATCATAGCCATCAGTATGGGTTTTGGCCACTTCTATG GCACAGTCCAAATTCAGGAAAGACAAAAAACTGGGGAGAAAATCAGAGGGAATGAGCTCGATGTCGTCAGGGATCTGCTTCATGTGAGAAAACAAGGTTTTACAAACCAG ccgcgcctgttacggtgtttactgctcggaatcAGGGGACTGcccggtctgcacttcggtctgcacggtttacacagcacgcagtggggg aggatttattttggacaagACGGCCTGGATGAAAAAGAAACGATTGCATTGCTCGCAGAGGTGATTGAGAAGATAAAGCAAGAGAACAAGGAGCTCAACGTGAAACGGGTGCACATTCAG GCCCAGAGAGATGACCTGAAAATGCTGCTGAAACAGACGGCCGAGGAGAGGACTAACATCATGTCCCAGCAGCAGAGTTTGACAGCTGAAAACCAGCTGCTGAAAAACTCCCTGGAGCACGAGGAAAAGTCTTTGTCCATCTTACAGGAGGAGCTGAGAAAGATGCGCTCTCAGATCAGAGATCTGGAGGCGGTGGGAGCCGGAGCCGACTCGCTACTCTCAGAAAACCAGAGGCTGAGAGACCGACTGGAGGAGGAGAAACAGGTGATCAGAGACTTCCACGTCCAAAGGGAAGACATGGTGGGGGAAGCACAGATGCTGAGAAAGAAGCTTGACAAAGAGCGGAGGGTCACAGAAGAGCTTAGAAGAGAGCTGAATCGTCTGAGAAGTCGCATCCCCGAAGCTGGAAAGGAAGGCGTCTCAGAGGCCGAAGAGCTTCAGTCACGACTGACGGAGCTGGAGAAGAGGCTGGGCTTTGAGCAGCAGCGCTCTGACCTGTGGGAGAGGCTGTATTTGGAAAACAAAGACGAAAGAGCCAAAGGAGACCGAGAGTCCAAAGTGAAAAAAACGAAAGGGAGCATGGCTGGAAAAGTGGAGGAGACGTTTGATGCCGTGAAGAACTCCACCAAAGAGTTTGTTAGCCACCACAAGGAGCAGATTAAGAAAGCCAAGGAGGCTGTGAAGGAGAACCTGAGGAAGTTTTCTGATTCTGTCAAATCGACTTTCCGACACTTTAAGGATTCAGCCTCCACCTTCATCACCAAAGCCCGAGGTTTTtatcacaaaaagaaaacagaggagTCGTGGCAGCACAGACAGCACGGGCCTCGTCACAGACACAAATCTGACTTCTTCCAGAGCGACCACAACACACGAAAATCAGGTGGGAAAGTTCACGAGGACCATACACATAGTGGCCACAGAACCAGCATGAAGGGATGCGCCGGGGTGTTCGACTGTGCGTTCCAGGAGTCCATGAGCCTCTTCAACATAGCCCTGGAGCCAATCAGAGCTGACGaattctaccagctgctgcagagctACTTGCAGCAGGAAGTCGACCACTTTCACCACTGGAAGGAGCTGGAGATGTTCATCAACAACTTCTTCCACAACGGAGTGTTCATCCATGACCAGATGCTGTTCACAGACTTTGTCAGTGGAGTTGAGGACTATCTGACGGACATGCACGAGTATCACGGCCCCGCTGACGATGTGTTTGGAGATCTCGATGACTACATCTACAGGCACTTCTTTGGAGAAGCGTACACAAAAAGCTACGGCCCGCG CGGGCCGTTCGAAAGACCCGACGCAGGCTCAAAGGAGGAGTTCAGGGCGAAGCATCAACAGCGGAAACAGCAGAGAGCCAGATCTCGACCGCACAATGATCGCAAGTGGAGCAGGTCGGGAAGAGACGCAGACAGACACATGGCCGACGTCAAAATAGAACTGGGCCCGATGCCGTTTGACCCGAAATACTGA
- the pigbos1 gene encoding protein PIGBOS1, translated as MVITVTSHNLLPWIIWVSVDSSSKEVMFQRRLPFAQLAIATLLGVLGGVYIYRPYFAPLPETSVQQNQDVPKKQKETD; from the exons ATGGTGATAACAGTCACATCGCATAATCTGCTTCCTTG GATCATTTGGGTGTCTGTGGATTCCTCATCAAAAGAAGTCATGTTTCAACGAAGATTGCCGTTCGCACAGTTGGCCATAGCCACGCTACTTGGAGTTTTAGGTGGGGTTTATATCTACAGACCTTATTTCGCGCCATTACCGGAGACCTCAGTACAGCAAAATCAGGATGtgccaaagaaacaaaaagaaacagactGA
- the ccpg1 gene encoding cell cycle progression protein 1 isoform X1, with amino-acid sequence MSETSSDAESSCGWTIISNEGSDIETLGSEAVVEFGAEVLDPPTLEEPELLESQASASAALSVEEKAADSLEDTLGEQTLDETLCAPKAADCAAGKEHVLSLSDHSDIVTLGDLKEGEHVQEEATASEELYLGTSCSSHYAFTATDTGLLLSHWKLPQTLVNLSYHLRSQLTGSRTFPAFPAPQPAVTNSSSSEDEAGRSAGAVVRRRRVRKNTTSIVTDPEEEESRSSDEEEKVREVEQEEERTEVGPTAALDDRGRGGRMLNKCILLALIIAISMGFGHFYGTVQIQERQKTGEKIRGNELDVVRDLLHVRKQGFTNQPRLLRCLLLGIRGLPGLHFGLHGLHSTQWGRIYFGQDGLDEKETIALLAEVIEKIKQENKELNVKRVHIQAQRDDLKMLLKQTAEERTNIMSQQQSLTAENQLLKNSLEHEEKSLSILQEELRKMRSQIRDLEAVGAGADSLLSENQRLRDRLEEEKQVIRDFHVQREDMVGEAQMLRKKLDKERRVTEELRRELNRLRSRIPEAGKEGVSEAEELQSRLTELEKRLGFEQQRSDLWERLYLENKDERAKGDRESKVKKTKGSMAGKVEETFDAVKNSTKEFVSHHKEQIKKAKEAVKENLRKFSDSVKSTFRHFKDSASTFITKARGFYHKKKTEESWQHRQHGPRHRHKSDFFQSDHNTRKSGGKVHEDHTHSGHRTSMKGCAGVFDCAFQESMSLFNIALEPIRADEFYQLLQSYLQQEVDHFHHWKELEMFINNFFHNGVFIHDQMLFTDFVSGVEDYLTDMHEYHGPADDVFGDLDDYIYRHFFGEAYTKSYGPRGPFERPDAGSKEEFRAKHQQRKQQRARSRPHNDRKWSRSGRDADRHMADVKIELGPMPFDPKY; translated from the exons ATGTCAGAAACATCCAGTGATGCGGAGTCGTCCTGTGGATGGACCATCATTAGTAATGAG GGTTCAGATATTGAGACTTTGGGATCGGAGGCTGTGGTTGAATTTGGAGCTGAGGTATTAGACCCGCCTACGTTGGAAGAACCAGAGCTGCTGGAATCACAAGCCTCGGCATCTGCTG CTTTGTCTGTTGAAGAGAAGGCTGCTGATTCACTTGAAGACACATTGGGAGAACAGACGTTAGATGAGACACTGTGTGCCCCAAAG GCTGCAGACTGTGCTGCAGGGAAAGAGCACGTGTTATCATTGAGTGATCATTCGGACATTGTGACTCTTGGCGACTTGAAGGAGGGTGAGCACGTGCAGGAGGAGGCAACCGCCAGTGAGGAACTTTACCTCGGGACTTCCTGCAGCAGTCATTACGCCTTCACTGCCACAGACACTG GTTTGTTGTTGAGTCACTGGAAACTTCCACAGACTCTGGTGAACCTAAGCTACCATCTGAGGAGTCAGCTCACTGGAAGCCGCACTTTTCCAG CTTTCCCAGCACCGCAGCCAGCAGTGACAAACTCAAGCAGCAGTGAGGATGAAGCTGGTCGAAGTGCCGGTGCTGTCGTACGAAGACGAAGGGTGAGGAAGAACACCACGAGCATTGTGACGGACCCTGAGGAAGAGGAATCACGCTCAAGTGATGAGGAAGAAAAGGTCAGAGAAGTGGAGCAAGAGGAGGAGCGGACTGAAGTTGGTCCAACTGCTGCTCTGGATGACCGAGGCCGGGGCGGCCGCATGCTCAACAAATGTATCCTGCTCGCCCTCATCATAGCCATCAGTATGGGTTTTGGCCACTTCTATG GCACAGTCCAAATTCAGGAAAGACAAAAAACTGGGGAGAAAATCAGAGGGAATGAGCTCGATGTCGTCAGGGATCTGCTTCATGTGAGAAAACAAGGTTTTACAAACCAG ccgcgcctgttacggtgtttactgctcggaatcAGGGGACTGcccggtctgcacttcggtctgcacggtttacacagcacgcagtggggg aggatttattttggacaagACGGCCTGGATGAAAAAGAAACGATTGCATTGCTCGCAGAGGTGATTGAGAAGATAAAGCAAGAGAACAAGGAGCTCAACGTGAAACGGGTGCACATTCAG GCCCAGAGAGATGACCTGAAAATGCTGCTGAAACAGACGGCCGAGGAGAGGACTAACATCATGTCCCAGCAGCAGAGTTTGACAGCTGAAAACCAGCTGCTGAAAAACTCCCTGGAGCACGAGGAAAAGTCTTTGTCCATCTTACAGGAGGAGCTGAGAAAGATGCGCTCTCAGATCAGAGATCTGGAGGCGGTGGGAGCCGGAGCCGACTCGCTACTCTCAGAAAACCAGAGGCTGAGAGACCGACTGGAGGAGGAGAAACAGGTGATCAGAGACTTCCACGTCCAAAGGGAAGACATGGTGGGGGAAGCACAGATGCTGAGAAAGAAGCTTGACAAAGAGCGGAGGGTCACAGAAGAGCTTAGAAGAGAGCTGAATCGTCTGAGAAGTCGCATCCCCGAAGCTGGAAAGGAAGGCGTCTCAGAGGCCGAAGAGCTTCAGTCACGACTGACGGAGCTGGAGAAGAGGCTGGGCTTTGAGCAGCAGCGCTCTGACCTGTGGGAGAGGCTGTATTTGGAAAACAAAGACGAAAGAGCCAAAGGAGACCGAGAGTCCAAAGTGAAAAAAACGAAAGGGAGCATGGCTGGAAAAGTGGAGGAGACGTTTGATGCCGTGAAGAACTCCACCAAAGAGTTTGTTAGCCACCACAAGGAGCAGATTAAGAAAGCCAAGGAGGCTGTGAAGGAGAACCTGAGGAAGTTTTCTGATTCTGTCAAATCGACTTTCCGACACTTTAAGGATTCAGCCTCCACCTTCATCACCAAAGCCCGAGGTTTTtatcacaaaaagaaaacagaggagTCGTGGCAGCACAGACAGCACGGGCCTCGTCACAGACACAAATCTGACTTCTTCCAGAGCGACCACAACACACGAAAATCAGGTGGGAAAGTTCACGAGGACCATACACATAGTGGCCACAGAACCAGCATGAAGGGATGCGCCGGGGTGTTCGACTGTGCGTTCCAGGAGTCCATGAGCCTCTTCAACATAGCCCTGGAGCCAATCAGAGCTGACGaattctaccagctgctgcagagctACTTGCAGCAGGAAGTCGACCACTTTCACCACTGGAAGGAGCTGGAGATGTTCATCAACAACTTCTTCCACAACGGAGTGTTCATCCATGACCAGATGCTGTTCACAGACTTTGTCAGTGGAGTTGAGGACTATCTGACGGACATGCACGAGTATCACGGCCCCGCTGACGATGTGTTTGGAGATCTCGATGACTACATCTACAGGCACTTCTTTGGAGAAGCGTACACAAAAAGCTACGGCCCGCG CGGGCCGTTCGAAAGACCCGACGCAGGCTCAAAGGAGGAGTTCAGGGCGAAGCATCAACAGCGGAAACAGCAGAGAGCCAGATCTCGACCGCACAATGATCGCAAGTGGAGCAGGTCGGGAAGAGACGCAGACAGACACATGGCCGACGTCAAAATAGAACTGGGCCCGATGCCGTTTGACCCGAAATACTGA
- the pigb gene encoding GPI alpha-1,2-mannosyltransferase 3, which produces MESLRSRLKFGNKVEDVKLRKRKSQLYSKEDSSGLNDGALRARVVAFSVVFRLINCVLVQTSFVPDEYWQSLEVSHRMVFNYGYLTWEWKAGIRGFSYPLFFAFIYKILHLINYDSVYLLIWLPRIVQALLAAFADVKFFFLIRTLENPDVARWTFFCHLCSWFSWFCCTRTLTNSTETTLTCLALFYFPLPGSKTHSSKKYLALVALAVIVRPTALIVWFPLLIYHFWREEHKLRLITHTYIPIGTLAVVISALIDCLFYEKWTLVQLNFLKFNIVHGVADFYGSHPWHWYLTQGFAVVIGPHLPFFLHGCTLALRRYKILLAAVVWTVGVYSLLPHKEFRFIYPVLPFCMVFCGTSIAHLKAWRRAAAVALLASNLVMALYTGLIHQRGTLDAMSHVRTLCDVSSDPTSPQLDVLFLMPCHSTPFYSHVHCPLRMRFLECPPDLGEEGYFDEADSFFDEPLLWLKTSFPYKSSLPTHLVLFDVLEKEISAFLQGNHFVRSAEIFHTHFPEGRVGGSIFIYERH; this is translated from the exons ATGGAGAGCCTCCGGTCGCGGCTgaagtttgggaacaaagtggaagATGTGAAGCTGAGGAAACGTAAATCCCAGCTGTACTCAAAGGAGGATAGCAGCGGTCTTAACGACG GTGCGCTGAGAGCCAGAGTGGTTGCGTTTTCTGTGGTGTTCAGGCTGATCAACTGTGTCCTGGTCCAGACCAGCTTCGTCCCTGATGAGTACTGGCAGTCCCTGGAGGTGTCCCACCGGATGGTCTTCAA TTATGGCTATCTGACCTGGGAGTGGAAGGCAGGAATAAGAGGGTTCTCATATCCTCTTTTCTTTGCATTCATCTACAAGATACTTCACCTTATAAACTACGACTCAGTCTATCTTCTG ATCTGGCTTCCAAGAATCGTTCAGGCGCTCTTGGCTGCGTTTGCTGATGTAAAATTCTTCTTCCTCATCCGAACGCTGGAAAATCCCGACGTTGCAAGATGGACG TTCTTCTGTCACCTGTGTTCCTGGTTCTCGTGGTTCTGCTGCACCCGGACCCTTACCAACAGCACAGAGACCACCCTCACCTGTTTGGCTCTTTTTTACTTTCCTCTGCCAGGCTCCAAAACACACAGCAG TAAAAAGTACTTGGCTCTCGTGGCTTTGGCTGTGATTGTTCGACCGACAGCCCTGATCGTCTGGTTTCCTCTGCTAATCTACCATTTCTGGCGGGAGGAACACAAACTGAGACTCATCACTCATACCTACATCCCTATAGG GACGTTGGCGGTTGTTATCTCAGCACTGATCGACTGTCTTTTCTATGAAAAG TGGACCCTGGTGCAGCTCAACTTCCTCAAGTTCAACATCGTCCACGGTGTGGCGGACTTCTACGGCTCTCACCCGTGGCACTGGTACCTCACGCAGGGGTTTGCTGTCGTGATCGGCCCCCATCTCCCGTTCTTTCTTCACGGATGCACCCTCGCCCTCAGAAGATACAAAATCCTTCTGGCAGCAGTCGTCTGGACCGTCGGTGTTTACAG TCTGCTTCCTCACAAGGAGTTCAGGTTCATCTATCCCGTGCTGCCCTTCTGTATGGTCTTCTGTG GAACATCGATTGCCCATCTGAAAGCGTGGCGTCGAGCCGCTGCAGTCGCTCTGTTAGCGTCCAACCTGGTTATGGCGCTGTACACCGGCCTGATTCACCAGAGAGGCACCTTGGACGCGATGAGCCACGTTCGGACGCTTTGCGACGTCAGCAGCGACCCCACCAGCCCACAGCTGGACGTCCTCTTTCTCATGCCCTGCCACTCGACGCCCTTCTACAG CCACGTGCACTGCCCACTAAGGATGAGGTTTCTGGAGTGCCCACCGGATCTCGGAGAGGAGGGTTATTTCGATGAGGCCGACAGTTTCTTCGACGAGCCGCTTCTGTGGCTCAAGACTTCGTTTCCGTACAAATCCTCTCTGCCAACACATCTGGTTTTGTTCGATGTTTTGGAAAAG GAAATCTCTGCGTTTCTTCAGGGGAATCACTTTGTGAGGTCAGCAGAGATATTTCATACACACTTTCCTGAGGGAAGAGTCGGAGGAAGCATCTTTATTTATGAAAGGCACTGA
- the ccpg1 gene encoding cell cycle progression protein 1 isoform X2, whose translation MSETSSDAESSCGWTIISNEGSDIETLGSEAVVEFGAEVLDPPTLEEPELLESQASASAALSVEEKAADSLEDTLGEQTLDETLCAPKAADCAAGKEHVLSLSDHSDIVTLGDLKEGEHVQEEATASEELYLGTSCSSHYAFTATDTGLLLSHWKLPQTLVNLSYHLRSQLTGSRTFPAFPAPQPAVTNSSSSEDEAGRSAGAVVRRRRVRKNTTSIVTDPEEEESRSSDEEEKVREVEQEEERTEVGPTAALDDRGRGGRMLNKCILLALIIAISMGFGHFYGTVQIQERQKTGEKIRGNELDVVRDLLHVRKQGFTNQRIYFGQDGLDEKETIALLAEVIEKIKQENKELNVKRVHIQAQRDDLKMLLKQTAEERTNIMSQQQSLTAENQLLKNSLEHEEKSLSILQEELRKMRSQIRDLEAVGAGADSLLSENQRLRDRLEEEKQVIRDFHVQREDMVGEAQMLRKKLDKERRVTEELRRELNRLRSRIPEAGKEGVSEAEELQSRLTELEKRLGFEQQRSDLWERLYLENKDERAKGDRESKVKKTKGSMAGKVEETFDAVKNSTKEFVSHHKEQIKKAKEAVKENLRKFSDSVKSTFRHFKDSASTFITKARGFYHKKKTEESWQHRQHGPRHRHKSDFFQSDHNTRKSGGKVHEDHTHSGHRTSMKGCAGVFDCAFQESMSLFNIALEPIRADEFYQLLQSYLQQEVDHFHHWKELEMFINNFFHNGVFIHDQMLFTDFVSGVEDYLTDMHEYHGPADDVFGDLDDYIYRHFFGEAYTKSYGPRGPFERPDAGSKEEFRAKHQQRKQQRARSRPHNDRKWSRSGRDADRHMADVKIELGPMPFDPKY comes from the exons ATGTCAGAAACATCCAGTGATGCGGAGTCGTCCTGTGGATGGACCATCATTAGTAATGAG GGTTCAGATATTGAGACTTTGGGATCGGAGGCTGTGGTTGAATTTGGAGCTGAGGTATTAGACCCGCCTACGTTGGAAGAACCAGAGCTGCTGGAATCACAAGCCTCGGCATCTGCTG CTTTGTCTGTTGAAGAGAAGGCTGCTGATTCACTTGAAGACACATTGGGAGAACAGACGTTAGATGAGACACTGTGTGCCCCAAAG GCTGCAGACTGTGCTGCAGGGAAAGAGCACGTGTTATCATTGAGTGATCATTCGGACATTGTGACTCTTGGCGACTTGAAGGAGGGTGAGCACGTGCAGGAGGAGGCAACCGCCAGTGAGGAACTTTACCTCGGGACTTCCTGCAGCAGTCATTACGCCTTCACTGCCACAGACACTG GTTTGTTGTTGAGTCACTGGAAACTTCCACAGACTCTGGTGAACCTAAGCTACCATCTGAGGAGTCAGCTCACTGGAAGCCGCACTTTTCCAG CTTTCCCAGCACCGCAGCCAGCAGTGACAAACTCAAGCAGCAGTGAGGATGAAGCTGGTCGAAGTGCCGGTGCTGTCGTACGAAGACGAAGGGTGAGGAAGAACACCACGAGCATTGTGACGGACCCTGAGGAAGAGGAATCACGCTCAAGTGATGAGGAAGAAAAGGTCAGAGAAGTGGAGCAAGAGGAGGAGCGGACTGAAGTTGGTCCAACTGCTGCTCTGGATGACCGAGGCCGGGGCGGCCGCATGCTCAACAAATGTATCCTGCTCGCCCTCATCATAGCCATCAGTATGGGTTTTGGCCACTTCTATG GCACAGTCCAAATTCAGGAAAGACAAAAAACTGGGGAGAAAATCAGAGGGAATGAGCTCGATGTCGTCAGGGATCTGCTTCATGTGAGAAAACAAGGTTTTACAAACCAG aggatttattttggacaagACGGCCTGGATGAAAAAGAAACGATTGCATTGCTCGCAGAGGTGATTGAGAAGATAAAGCAAGAGAACAAGGAGCTCAACGTGAAACGGGTGCACATTCAG GCCCAGAGAGATGACCTGAAAATGCTGCTGAAACAGACGGCCGAGGAGAGGACTAACATCATGTCCCAGCAGCAGAGTTTGACAGCTGAAAACCAGCTGCTGAAAAACTCCCTGGAGCACGAGGAAAAGTCTTTGTCCATCTTACAGGAGGAGCTGAGAAAGATGCGCTCTCAGATCAGAGATCTGGAGGCGGTGGGAGCCGGAGCCGACTCGCTACTCTCAGAAAACCAGAGGCTGAGAGACCGACTGGAGGAGGAGAAACAGGTGATCAGAGACTTCCACGTCCAAAGGGAAGACATGGTGGGGGAAGCACAGATGCTGAGAAAGAAGCTTGACAAAGAGCGGAGGGTCACAGAAGAGCTTAGAAGAGAGCTGAATCGTCTGAGAAGTCGCATCCCCGAAGCTGGAAAGGAAGGCGTCTCAGAGGCCGAAGAGCTTCAGTCACGACTGACGGAGCTGGAGAAGAGGCTGGGCTTTGAGCAGCAGCGCTCTGACCTGTGGGAGAGGCTGTATTTGGAAAACAAAGACGAAAGAGCCAAAGGAGACCGAGAGTCCAAAGTGAAAAAAACGAAAGGGAGCATGGCTGGAAAAGTGGAGGAGACGTTTGATGCCGTGAAGAACTCCACCAAAGAGTTTGTTAGCCACCACAAGGAGCAGATTAAGAAAGCCAAGGAGGCTGTGAAGGAGAACCTGAGGAAGTTTTCTGATTCTGTCAAATCGACTTTCCGACACTTTAAGGATTCAGCCTCCACCTTCATCACCAAAGCCCGAGGTTTTtatcacaaaaagaaaacagaggagTCGTGGCAGCACAGACAGCACGGGCCTCGTCACAGACACAAATCTGACTTCTTCCAGAGCGACCACAACACACGAAAATCAGGTGGGAAAGTTCACGAGGACCATACACATAGTGGCCACAGAACCAGCATGAAGGGATGCGCCGGGGTGTTCGACTGTGCGTTCCAGGAGTCCATGAGCCTCTTCAACATAGCCCTGGAGCCAATCAGAGCTGACGaattctaccagctgctgcagagctACTTGCAGCAGGAAGTCGACCACTTTCACCACTGGAAGGAGCTGGAGATGTTCATCAACAACTTCTTCCACAACGGAGTGTTCATCCATGACCAGATGCTGTTCACAGACTTTGTCAGTGGAGTTGAGGACTATCTGACGGACATGCACGAGTATCACGGCCCCGCTGACGATGTGTTTGGAGATCTCGATGACTACATCTACAGGCACTTCTTTGGAGAAGCGTACACAAAAAGCTACGGCCCGCG CGGGCCGTTCGAAAGACCCGACGCAGGCTCAAAGGAGGAGTTCAGGGCGAAGCATCAACAGCGGAAACAGCAGAGAGCCAGATCTCGACCGCACAATGATCGCAAGTGGAGCAGGTCGGGAAGAGACGCAGACAGACACATGGCCGACGTCAAAATAGAACTGGGCCCGATGCCGTTTGACCCGAAATACTGA